In the genome of Lathyrus oleraceus cultivar Zhongwan6 chromosome 4, CAAS_Psat_ZW6_1.0, whole genome shotgun sequence, the window TTGAACATAATTTGTATCGTCTAATCGACTACATCTACACCCAACCGATTTGATCAGTGTAAAAGATGTTCTTACTCATTTAGGACAATGTCttaatgaaaaaaaaagaatatagATCTTTTCCTTCCCTTTTAAACAACCTAAAAGATTAATTTGAGACCTTACAATCGATTGGAGAAAGATGCCAATTGATTGACACGTTAATTTTGTCCCAAGAAATTTTCCTTTTTTTGTGTCATGCTCTAGTCTATAAATAGACATCCACGCCTTCCTATTTTCACACCCAGAATCGTGAGAACTTTATCTTACATCTCACACTCTCTCTTTAAATATATTTTTCAGCTTCCCCTCACTTATATTTAGCCGTAATGATTTTGAGAAAGTTCTTTTGTTTAGTGAGGAATTCTTTGGAATTTTGGAAGGGTAGTATTGTAAATTCACCAAGAAATATTTTTACCTTGGTTGAATAATTTATCCATAAGGGATTGTTTGTTTGGGTTCAAAGATAAACCATTTAAAAGGTTTGGTTTGGGGATTTAGGTACTTCGTCTCAGTTTCGGTTCATAAGCTTAACCCATTAAAAAGCTTGCTTCGATTCTAGATCAACCCGATATAAAATATTAACAATATTGTGTGGTTATCTTGGTAAAACCCTATTCGGTTCGTAAGTTCATCCCAGTTAAAAGCTTTCTTAGGTGGTTTGTAGTGAGCCTATTCAGAACCCCTGTTCGGTTCGTGACTTCATCCATATTTATAAGCTCAACTTTTTTTGTGATAAGCCTATGTAAAATCTCATCTTAGCTCGGAGGAAAATGACATTGCAAGGTCGTAAGTGCAGAACAATTCTATGTAGTGTAATAAGATTGAACCCATAGGGAGATGTCATGAGTACATAATTGTATCCTTATGGTGATTAGCTAAAGCGATAACAACATTGGTTGGTTTAgtataaattaaaataaaattaatagATAATAAAAACAGGATACAAGGTTGTGATCATCTATCAAGACTTACCATATTGATAATCTGAATTTGACCATGGAAATATCTAAGCACATTATAGAAAATAGATAAATATGTACGACACCCGCTTTCGTGGCATGCGTATCTAGACATGTTTCTGGCACGACTAAGCGGCTTTCTCAATCGAGAGCAAGTCACCTTGTCACGACGGGTGTCTCTCTAATCTATTATTTAGTAATTTGTGGACCGATATCAATTCACATTCTTTCGGACTACAATCGTACTTGGGTTGCCTTTGCTTTCGCAATAAACACATATATATTTAAGATTTCGGATTCTAAAATAAAAACATTTATAGTTCTCGTAGTTCATGTTTGAATAAATCAATTAAGGATCGTCATAAGATAGACTTTCAATACCCTTTATCCTTATAAAACTACTCACTCATGATGAGGTAAACAACGACTAAGAAAATAAAAGGCATAGCATGcaaagtaaataaagtaaagcaatttcaaataaagaacctgaataatATAACTCTTGATTTATataaagaaaaaaagagaaaatacAACAATGTTGTAGAGGAAATACAAACAATAGCCAATAACCAAAGCTAGAAATTACAAAGCATGTGGAAGTAACAAGTGATGATTTTCTTCAAGCTCAAATGTACTATTTATATAAAAACTAGCCATAAGTCACTCATACCCACTAATTATTTTAGGCTCAATCATTAAAACCTATTAACATTAAGTCTTAGGAGGTTTCAGATGTCCAAAAGCCacaaaaaatcctaaaaaatcCATTGAATTCGTAATTATCATTGGGTGCAACACAGGTGTGTCAACTGACCGTGTCTGGTAACATGGATGGTGTTAGAGGACATGGCCAACCAATATTTCCCTAGGTTCTTTTGTATGGCACAAAAGGTTTCAGCCAACAAGGCCAATGTCAGCTAACACCTCCCAACCCTGTTAGCCATGGGTGTTTTGTATGGTGAGAGCTCATTTTTGCGCAATCCTTGGACTTTTTCACTCTAGTTGGGTCCATTAGTCTCTTATTTCCTAAAGACATAAAAATAACACAAAAGCACGTAAAATCGAACTAAAATAATGAAAACACACAAGAAAGCGGAAACAAAATAAGCTAAAAATATGACGTAATAATCACTTATCAAACACCCTTAAACTTAAACTTTTTCTTGTCCTCAAGCAATAATCTTGCTTAGAAATTTTTTGAATCAAGCGATTCAGTTCTTCAAAATATTAAAAGAGTGAAACCACTAGTACTCATACGTGGTTTGGTGTTCTGATCAGCTAAGATCAAGGTTCCCCCATACTCACTAACATCAAAACAATTACAAGAACACAAGACTGTAAAACATATACAGACAGAAGTTTCCTATTTCAGCCACATCTCTAACTATGATTTGGACTTAAGTGTCTTTTTCTATTTTCCTTCCCTTTTCTTCAAACAATAATACTAAGGCATTTGAAATGATGATAGTCATCTCATGCACAAGACTAATCAAGATTTTTTTTACACTATATAAGCAATTACTTCTCATCTTTATTTGCATGTGGAATTACACACTTTTGTGTGTTTATTTATTGTCCATTTTGGGTTGACGTTGGGGTTCAACGATCGTTGCGCTGAATAACCAGGTGACGGTTACGCAACTTAGTAGGTGCAATTTCCTTTTACCGCTATTTTTCATCTTTTTGGTGCTTATATTTTTTTCTCAACCGTGAAGGAAAATTGTGATCCAAAACGTAGTGGAAATTAAAACTTTTCCTTTTGTGATTCTTACGAATGAATATAATCAGTGATAGAAACTGTTactgaaggtagagaaaaacaagaaaggggggtttgaattgttttggaaaataaaactTTTTGAGAACTAAGACACACGCAGAATGAAAAGTTCAACACAAAATTTTGTActagttcgcttgaaattcaaagctactccagtccacccgaccaaggtgatttcgccttcaaaaaggacttaatccactaatcttgaaataTTACTCAAATAATCGTCTAAGAGAAATAATCCCTTAACCttctcaagtattcagactacacagagtcacttgaggaattatCTTAGTAGTGATATGATTTGTAATGAACAgtgcttctaacaataagcaaAAATTACAGAATATAATAACAAGAATTCTTCAtgtaagagcagcagctcgtgagaGAGTGAAAGAAGGTAATTGAGAAGttgtattcttgtgtgtctcaggtgtgtcTCTTGTGAAGCGTTCCATCTATTTTTATAGGAGGAGGAGGAGACCGTTTGGTGAGTTAATAAcaaaatcttggtcattgaagagTGATTAAGGTCATTACTCTCTTTGTTCTTTCGAAAACAGTGTTGATCGCGTCATAACTTCCTTCTAGAAATAGTTTCTTTCTATAAGCAAACTTCTTTAATGTTAAGCTTTCTTGAATGAGCGGATCTTAGTTAGAGTCTTATTTCAGTTTAGTCAGTGTCTTCTTTTAGAAACTTGCGACTTCAGAGGATGCTTGTATTTGACTGTCTTCAGAGTTTCTATTTATTCAACTTCTTCAGAGCGTATCTCTACAGAGTCTGGATTCATTCTTTTCTTTCAAAGTGTCTGACTTCCTTAGTTTTGCTAGCGCCTGTTGGATCAGGGTCAGAACCTTATGGTTACGTTTCTTTAGAGTAGTATCTTAGCgcttgattctgtatctgatgattgtctatctgattgttttgatcagagttctgcacacttagaaaaatttcgttagggtaccatttttgtttcatcctttgttatcatcaaaatcttagagatacattgtagaactaaatttgttcttgcaatctccccctttttgatgatgacaaaacagGTCAGAATGATGATGAAACAATACGAATATCTTAGAACCAGATAAAGGGAATGAGCTCCCCCTAAGTTAGATCATCAGATTTAACAGAAGTTCTTACCAAACTTTCCTTGTATGAAGTTGGTTTTGTACCTTAGCTATTTTCCTGCAAAACTTTAGTCGTCATAAGTTATCAATATTTATTCATGTTTGCAGTGCCTTGAGAGGttttagatatgttttcatcagagttgtttttagttctccccctttttgtcagaatcaaaaagacttagaAACAAACAGGTAAAAACGGATATTCATATAGCAAATAAAAATAGGTACAGATAGGCAGCACAAAAAGCATAGATCAGAAAGCAAGAACAAAACATCAGAAGGAAAAGCAACAAACAAATAGCCTAAGTGCCTAAGAGTTGGGGGGAGGACGCCTCCGTTGGAGCAGCTGAGtcaacatgttctgaatgttaGTGTTGACGGAATCCTGGTGATCCAGCCTGGCTCGTACTACTTGTTGTTCCTTTTGTAATTCCTCCAAAGTTTTTAAGACCAGAGGGGAAAAACCAGAGTTAGATTGCTCCCCATGAGTCAAAGCATCAGCCCTGGCCTTGGCAGCTTCCTCTTTAGCAATGTGCGTTGCTTCTTTAGCGTCGACTTTTGCTTTTGCCTCAGCCGCAACAACCAAACTTCAGCAACAaccttttcttcagcttctctgatcctttgctcttcttccaggcgagctttctcttctgcttccttcTTGGCCTTTTCCTCAGCCTCTCTGGCCAAGCGAGCTTGGAGCCTTATAccagcatctctgatgaagtcgttaCGGACTTGTCCAGAGAGACCTTTCcgtttgaaggcttcagaggtcatccaacttatcactcAGTTTCAGTGGATCCTTActgcagagggatcatcactgatgccagagttgataGTCAGAGACTTAATCTTGTCtactgaagactctgcaaaaacaTTTATTACTTCTTCTAGGGTAGGGAAGGCAGTTTCGGGATCAGAGGCAGAGGTTGGGGAGGATAGAGAGGGTGGATTGATGTCATCAATATTTAGAATTGGAGGGATGGTGGCAACAGATGTTGGTGGTGTGGGAATAGCAGAGGTGGAAGGTGTTGTTTGTTCAGGTTGTGGATTTGGTTGAGGTTTAGATGGTGATGGGATTGGTTGTTCAGTAGGTGGATTTGGTTGTTGTGTAGGTGGTGGTGTTTGATTTTGTTTAGATGTAGTTGGATTTTGTTGTTCAGGGGGTGGAGACGTGACTTCTGGTTCAAGTTTAGTTTGTGATGGTTGTTGAGAGGCTAGAGCATGAGCGTGAATCTGAGCTAGAGTGGGGGATTGGGGGTCAAAGGGTTCGTTGTCAGAGGAAAGGACATAGTATGTTGGGGATTGAGGTGAGGATGATGAGGAAGGTGAGGTAGTTTCATTCATCATTTCTGCTTCAGAAATGGGTAGTGTGGTGGTAGCAAGGTTGAATTTTAGAGAGGGTGGGTTAGATGTTCTGGTGGTTGAGGGGGGTGTTTAAGATGAGGTTTATATAGAAgtggtttggggaagagaagaagcaataGGTTTAAGTTTTACAGAGCGGGAAAGAGGTATAGACTTACTTAGAGAGTCAGCTAGAGGGACTGAAGGTCTTGACCCAGAAGATTCTCCCAGCTTTGCTTTCTTTGCCTTCTTGGACTTCTCAGAGGGCTCTCacatcctcttcatgaagtttggtggatgctcAGGTAGCCAGTCCAGTGAGAACTCAGAGATGTCCACCCCCTGATTAACAAGATCTTATAGATAGTAGGCTACCACTTctggagggtcaatcttggagaacaGATAGAGACCGTTGAgaatcttcctctgatccttgaATGCTTCCCAATAGGTGTCCAGAGTTGGTTTAGCTCTAACTTGATCAATtatccccatgctcttcagattctgAGCATTCATAGGTCTCCCAATGTCAACAATGACATCCTCCATTAGATTGTGATGGATCAGGTGATCCACTAAGCCACTCTCGATTAGAACATCTGAGATcagtcttcccagagggatgtagtttctggttttcatgttgtttctggtatctttgacagagtctctgagatacttgaagagcaGTGCTGGCAGACACAGTTTCAGCCCCTTGTGGATGCAGTACagaatacacttctgatctgtgttgataTAGTCAGAAGAGTTTGATGCAGACCGATGATGAATGGTGCCTAGGATAACCTTCAGGCGTACAAAAGGTTTTGATGgagttccttgttcttggagtgTTTGCCCTCAGCGTTCTGTTGAAATATCTTGGGGTTGATTTCCTAGGACAAATATTTttccctagggttgatgttgtagatgcGTCTTCCTCCTGTCTTTTCCATATTCAGAAGGGAGGCAATAGATTTCTCAATGATGACTATTTTGGCTCCTAACACGTGAGAGATGatgtagtgatcatctgagtTTGCGAAACGCCGGAATCCCTTCACCAGATATGTGTACATAGGGCCATAGAGTCTCTGAAaataggtttcccacccttgcattctTAACTCTTCAGTTAGGTCTACGTTATTTCTCTTCATGTTCTCAAAATCCACTAGTGATTCGCACAGTACCTCCAGCTTCTCAAAAGGTGTTGCTAGGTGGATGTGAGGTTCACGGTCAAGAATATGGGGTTCCCTGTAGATGGGGGTTGAGACAACGCCAATGGTTGCTATTGTTTGTTGAGTAGAAATGGGTGTTTGTTCCGTTGAGttcatctgttgagagaagttgtagatagattgttgttgagcatccatgtagaataatgttgaagatgaaggttgAACGAAGACCTTGTTGAAAAAATGTAGGAACCtcgaagaagatgatgaagaactgagagaaAAAGAGTTCGTGTAGAGCGTGAGTGTAAAGTGTGAGATTATGATGTGTGAAATGAATTTATACCCACATAGATGAATGCAAAACGACATCATTAGAAGTAGTTTAGATGTTAAATAGTTAAATGCAACAAGTTAACCAAGTTTGCACGTTTGGAGAAGAATGATTCCAGcccatgatggaggtctaatccctaaatcagcacactgctcgaggagatttcaagagtctgtctcttgatttctgctagacagttgtctagaagtttCAAGGTCAGACGCATGAGGCTCCACATGTTAATTTATGTTGAAAAAGGTTGGGTCCTaaggatttctgattcagatgacttctaactggtagtagcatcagagtcagGTCTAGATTTTAGATGTTTTAAattcagagtcttattttgctatttcagagaagcacatttattctggacaattttgaatgtttaaaattttcaaaataaaagagaatGTGTCTTCAACGAGGGGTTTAGTAAAGATGacagcccattgatggtctgtattaataaattttaatgaaataacccctttctaaacatagtctctaatgaagTGATGTTTTATTTATATGTGATTGGCTCTGGAATGCAtaataggattcttacttaaacaaatgacaacaatattatcacagaaaataggaacgttactgtcatacggtgaactgactttgtgtgtttttgctttggaaagtAAATGTagcggttagcaagagtcgccaccgacttttcttttatccaataaggaaaggtggaaaagaacaggaaagaccttaattagattttgggttcgggaggtacattatacaaagggaaggtgttagcaccctttgtatccatggttatccatgggctcttaattgcttgatcacttatgtttttcttgtctgaaaaagtgtgtgagagctgtttagaaaatgttttgaaaagagagtttaactttgtaatgattcttgtacgaatgtatacaaagtatttatctcgtttaattttgaaagttgtttagaaaatgttttgaaaagagagtttaactttgtaatgattcttgtacgaatgtatacaaagtatttatctcgtttaattttgaaagctgtttagaaaaatataacttgacaatgattctagtacgaatgtatgccaagtggtgattttctaatagaggttttgaaaagtgtgaggtgtgaaaagtagtttaagctgtgagcaagcatttaggagtcatacctacccaaggtctttatgggcatttcctatccttatgagggtaaaactgtccttactattgagaagtaagtagtcttatccctttggatgtaaaagggtcatcgtagggtcatcaattggtcattgaaggcaacatttgtaaggataccttagcattcgaagggacgatcatcattaaccgtaggctacaacgacgggtcatcgagggacaaaatcatatattcgcaagcaacatccgagggacaatgatttattttatagggacatgatgatttaatcgaagggtctttgctaagtgtatccccacattcgcgggacatgaccataataccgtaataccgtaaggcaacaaagagaggtccaagatcacatattcaagggcaatattttacaatcaattagatagttgtaatcaattaggtaattaggtccacattataatcaattaggtaattagggtgaatctccacaagggtatcccacaaataaagtggaatacctagcaagctactttctccgggagtatgtaaacccttacaaaattcagcaaacaggttagaataccaaatcaaGGTGCGGTCAAGAGTTGCACCCAACAAAAGGCATCACAACAGAAATAGTGTTAAGTGAATAATGTATGATTACAATAAAACAGGTCAGATAAGCAAAAATCAGAACgaaaaaatcagcgactgtcacgttcgctcctgcctcgcctagcgacggcttagcgaatgctcgctacatgctcgcttagcgatgtgctagcgagcggctgcgggttctggttttaataacagtacaattccagaaagcttcacaccctatggcatccattacagaaattacatggttaaacgtccaagatattcatacatacttaaattcacatgcaaaaacttaagatatttttatagattcaatcataatgccacatgcaagttaagaacataaagcggtaataggaatgcaaacctgtttgcaactgaattgcaaccttgaattggcaagtcgctcttagggttggcgccggattgagttgggcggaggtaaccttggtgcagatgagtttccttcagggtttccttgagggttgctctgaattctctgggttagcctccagggtttctgtccgtctgccTCTGTCTGTCTCCTTGATCTGACTGATCCCCTTTATCTGAATGaagtgttggtatttataatgctttttcgtgacctaatgggctcagaatgaagcccagaattttctggtattcgcaagcttcgctaggcgagtggcatagcgaagggttcactaggcgaaggagttgctcgcctagcgagcatgccagtttgggccattttctggatttggcaatctgtgagctgggtctttgttcctttaaggtcaatgccttgagtaatgagttggagtgcctttaaaaaatgtcttgcaaaattaacgggcaaattttggggtatgacagctgccccttgttcaatattcttaaaccgagagagttagaatggtatgtacgccattcgtggtctggaggtggaagattattgaacacttagaatgccccaaaaatttgcacttgttaattaaaagttagtcttgatggagatgggcttaaagatgccacccaggaagtttgatgataagagcttcagagtgcgtcgtacattagaccatatctgaaggCATGGGTGTCATACtgagtcgtacgttagaccgtgcAATGAGTCATCCACTGGGGTGAGCTGgacctgatgagataaggatcagaatgggtcatgCGCTGCTAGGGgtaaaggatcagaatggatcatacgttggatcgtatctgaattgcggaatgagccgtccgttagggTGTATCTGGAGAGgtaaggatcagaatggatcgtacgctagatcgtatctgagtagcagactgagtcgtccattaggcgggtgacttc includes:
- the LOC127135803 gene encoding extensin-like, with translation MMNETTSPSSSSSPQSPTYYVLSSDNEPFDPQSPTLAQIHAHALASQQPSQTKLEPEVTSPPPEQQNPTTSKQNQTPPPTQQPNPPTEQPIPSPSKPQPNPQPEQTTPSTSAIPTPPTSVATIPPILNIDDINPPSLSSPTSASDPETAFPTLEEVINVFAESSVDKIKSLTINSGISDDPSAVRIH